The genomic region ATCTCGCCGCGCCCATGTTTCAAGACCAGGGCCGCAGAACAAATACGCGTGATGTCGATCACATTGTGCGATACAAGAATAGGGCTGGTGCCCTCACGCATGAGCTTTTCAATGCGCTGAAAGCACTTCATGCGGAAGCTGACATCACCGACAGCCAGCACCTCGTCAACAAGCAGCAGATCCGGCTCCAGATGCGCCGCGACCGCGAAGCCGAGGCGTACACGCATGCCGGAGCTGTAGCTTTGCACCGGGGCGTCGATGAATTCGCCAAGGTCGGCAAAGGCGATGATCTCATCCAGTTTGGCGGCGAGTTCGCGCTGCGTAAGCCCGAGAACCGCCGCGTTGACCCTGATGTTCTCGCGTCCGCTCAGGAGCGGATGCATGCCGGCGCCGAGTTCGATAAGCGCACCGACGCGGCCCCTCACTATCACCTGGCCGCGATCGGGCTTGATCAGACCTGCGATTATCTTGAGCAGGGTGCTCTTTCCCGCGCCGTTCGCGCCGAGCAGTCCGACGCTCTCGCCTCGCCGCAGGGTGAACGATACGTCGTCAAGCGCCCAGAACTCCTCCTTTCCAAGCCCCTGCCTGGGACGAAATCCTGTCATGTCGCGCAGGGCGTCGACCACACCGTAGCGCAGCGACGTTTGAAGGCGGCGGGCGAAGCGCTTGGAGACGTTGCGGACTTCCAGAATGGGTGTGTCGTCACTCATGATCCGAAGCGGGCGATGAGGTGGGGAAAGGCAATGCGGGCGGCCAGCCAGGCCAGTATTCCGACCGTGATTCCTCCGAGGCTTATCGCCACGAATCCCCCTCCATGCAGCACGGGTGTGCCAATCCAGCCGGCGCGCGCGGTTTCGATGAGGATCGCCGCCGGATTCCATTGATTTATCGCCGACATGAGGCCGGATGACGTCGGCCCATGAGCGACAGGTGTGAGCAGCAGCCAGAAGCCGCCCGCCAAGGCGGCGGCGGGCGCGACGTCCTGGTACAAGAGACTGAGTGGAAGCAGTACGATGCCGATGCAGGTGCCGGCCCCAAGGATCCCCACGAGCAGACCGGGCAGAAGCCACCAATTGTGGGCGGAGGCACCAGGATAGAGAAGCCATCCGGCAACCAGCAGAGGAAGTCGGATCAGAAACTGCAGTCCAACATCGAGCAGCCCGGCTGCGACGAGCGATTCACGAGGAAACTTCAGCTTGCCAAGCATGCTGCGCGCCTCGGAGAAGGTGCGCATGGGTGTTTGCACGGCTTCAATGAACACCTGCCAGAAGACGAGGCCAACCATCACGTGAGCGACATACCCCGTTTGACCATCTGATCGGGAGGAATCCTGGAGCCGCAGGATGGCGAACAGGCCGGTCCAGGCGAGCGGTGGGATGAAGGCCCAGATGTAGCCGGTGATGGACTGTCGGTAGCGACTCTTCAGATTGCGCAGGAAGAGCTGCCAGGCCAGTTCGCGGCAGCTTCCCAGATCACGCACAAACTCGGCAAGAAAACGCCCCGGATCGCGCCAGACGCTCTCACTGCCGTACTGTTGTTCGGGCGCAATCTTCATGACTTGGTTTTAGGCATTGAGCGATGGGATACCCAAGGATAGTCAGGCTTTAAACCCGAATGCCGCACAAGCCAGCCCAAATGTGTCATAGGTCTTTGTTGAGTCGAGATTACGGGCCTTTTACGTTGATGTCTAATCGGGTTTGGACGCCGACACTTGAGGCTGGAGCTGAATTGGGGTGAGCGACACGAGCCAACCTCCGGGGGCGGTCCAGAAAAAGCCACGCATCGGCGTCGTCGTTGTGACCCACCGGCCGGCCGGCGGGCTGGAAGGACGTCTCAGCCGTATGAGCGCCCAAGGGGATGCAATGGTCGTGGTGGACAATGCTTCGGGGCCGGAGGCTCGCGTCAGTTTGGAAGAGACCTGTACCCGCCACGGATGGGAATTGATTGCGAATCCGGAAAACCGGGGCATTGGCGTGGCGTTGAACCAGGGAGTGGCGCGTTTGGCGGAGAAGGAATTTGAGTGGGTCATCCTCTTCGACCAGGACAGCAAGCCCGAGCCCGGCATGAGCGGGCGCATGGCGGCCTCGCTGCAAAGTCATCCGAAGTCTGACCGGGTTGGGGTAGTGGGTGCCGCATTTCAGGAACGAGCAACCGCGAGGCAGCATCGTTTTTTGCGGCCCCACCCACTATTCCCATGCCTCTTTCAGAAGATCGAACCGATGGGTAAGGATTTGTTGGGGGTTACCAGTGTGATCACATCGGGTTCGCTGGTGAGGGTTGCCGCGATGGAAAATGCGGGCCGATTCGACGAAGCTTTCTTCATCGACTACGTTGATACCGATTTCTGTCTGCGCTGTCGCCGGCAGGGCTGGCTCACCATGGTGAGCGCGGCCGCGCATTTCACCCATGAGCTCGGGCGGCGTGAACGGCGGTGGTGGGGCGGCATGGAAATGGAACCCACCCATCATTCCCCGGTGAGACACTATTACATGGCGCGCAACCGCATCGCGATGTGGCGCCGTCACGCCGCGGCAGTTCCGCATTGGGCGCTCTATGATTTCTGTTTCGCGCTCTACAACTATTTCCGCGTCGCGGTTTTTGAGACAGGGCGATGGAGAAAGTTTCGGGCGGTGTGCCTTGGGACGTGGGATGGTTTGCGTGGCAGGAGCGGTCCTTGCCCGGAATCGAGGCAGAGGGCGTTGCTGGAGGGGCACGCTCCGTCGTGACCTAGGGACGTTTGTCGCGAAACATCGCCGGAGCGTCTCGCGCGGAACGTCGATGACTGAACTCGGAGAGATCAGTGGTCGGGCACGCTGATCCCGTACATTTCGATCTGGTCCATACCCCCACCTCTCCGCGTCCTCCGCGACTCCGCGTGAAACCCTCCGGTATGCGAATTCTGGTACCTGCCAGCTGGGAATCATCTGGCACCTTCGCACAATGCTCGTGCCCAAGTCACGACGGAGCGTGCCCCGCCATTTGATGAAGAATTGAGCAACCCAAACTGACCTCCGACATTCCGCGTTTCATCCCCCCCCACAGCATTTCCATGCCTTCATGCTTCGCATGAACCCTGCTGTCCCCGCCCGACCTTCGCGTGCTTCGCGCCTTCGCGTGAAACCATGCCGATGTCGCCGTCCATCGGGCGGGCTTGCCATTGTGGCGATAGTCGGAGCATTGTGGATCATGAGATCGTCCAAGCCAATCGTCTCGAGTTCGGAGGGGGCGGGGCGGAGAATTGTGTCCAGGGCATTGCTTGTGCGGGCTGTGTGGGAATGCTTTTTCAGCCCCAGCGGAGAAGCATCTTGAGGTAGTTCAATGCCTTTACTTGCGACGAGATTGGGAGAAACCCGCCATGTGTCCTCGCTCATGCGCAAGGCACGTTCGCTTGGACTGGCTGGACCGTCAGAGCTTCTGACTCTGGCCGTTCAGCGTGGTTGCGATCACTACTCCGGATCGGCTGGGGATCAGCCGGTAAATGATCCCGGAATTGAGCGATTGAGCACTGAGGAACTTGCCGTGCTGCTTATGCTGGGTGAGCACCCTTTCGACGCGACCGCGCTGCGATGCGCTGCGCAGCTCATGAGTGGTCCTCAAGTTGATCCCAGGCGACTGGCTGCATTGGCTCGCAGGGAACGATGCGGGCGTGTCCTTGCTCATATCGCAAGGGCAGGGTGCGAACACTATGAAGCCGGCAGGGATTTTTGGGTTCAGCTGCTTTCCCTGATACCATCGCATCGTCCGGTTGATGAAGGCATACTTCCCCATTGGACACGGTTTGTTGCGCTCACGGGCGCACGGCGGTACGCGAGGGAAATCAAGAGTGTCTGGCTGCGGCCGCGCCCGTGAATTGACTGACTTTGACTGTGGCTCCTGATTGCGGGTATCAACCCAGGAAAGTAGTCGTAGCTCGCGCAGCATCTACACGGCACCGTATACACCGATTTCCAAGAACTTCATTGGACTTGAAATGAGACTACCTGCCAATGCCGCAATTGCGCGCGAGAAGGTGACGAACTATCTGTTGGTTCGACGGGATCGAAATGACAAATCGACATTTCTCAAACTTGGCGGCTTTGGGAACCACAATCCGGATGTGCTGATCGCCGCAATTAGTGGCCTTTTACGGCAAAACGATGCGACGCAGATCGATGAAAACAAGTTTGGTCGGTACTATGAAGTCATAGGTGTGTTGCGTGGGCAGCTTGGAGTCGGATTGCGTGTGCGTTCCATCTGGATGACTGAACACTTGTCAGGCGTAACAAAGTTCATCACTTTGATTCCCATCGAGGTCGTGCACCCATGACGTTTCCACTCTACACGGATGTTGCGCTCGCCTGTGACCTGCCGGAATACCGGCTTCGCCGCGGTGACTTGGTGCGCTTGGTTGAACATCATGTGGCACCGGATGGAACTGAGGGCTATTCGGCTGAGGTGATGGGGGCAAAAGGTCAGACCGTTGCAGTCATCGCGGTACCGTCCACAGCCATCGAGGCACTCCGGGACAATGAGATCCTGAGTGTTCGCACGATCTCTGTCTGAAGTTTGTTCGATCATGGGGGGTTCTGGCCTGAATTGACCTTCTCAACTGAGGCTCGCATTGAATGATTCAAATGCGCCGGGAAGTTGTTCGAGTGGCGCGAAATTTTGAAGTCCATGGCTGAATCCGCCCACAGGGAGTCGGAGGTTCCTGTCCTGTCGGTCATCATCGTCGCCTACAAATCGCGCGATGAGATCGGGCCCTGCCTTGATTCGATTCCCGCGCGGCTCCTGGGGGGAATTGTCGAGATCATCGTCGTCGACAACTCGGCGGGCGACGGCACCGGCGAGTTGGTGAAAAGCCGCTTTCCCGCGGTGACCTACCTGGATCCGGGAGGCAATCTTGGGTTCGGGCGGGCGAACAACCTGGGTTTCGCCCGCAGCCGGGGAGAGCATGTCCTGTATCTCAATCCCGACACCGTCTGCAACGCGGCGGCGCTGGAGCATTGCCTGCGCCGGCTGAAGGCGGAGCCGGACATCGGACTCATCTCGCCGCGGCTCGAACTGGCCGACGGTTCGATGGACCTGGCGTGCCGCCGGTCGATTCCGACGGTGTGGGACGGCTTCTGCCGGGCGTCGGGGCTGGCGGCGGCGTTTCCGGGGGTGAAGTTGTTTTCTGGATACAACCTCACCCATCTTCCCAGGGAGGGTGCCTACGACGTGGACGCCATCAATGGCGCCTTCATGATGGGGCGTCGCGCCGTGCTCGAGGGAACCGGCGGATTCGACGAGGCGTTCTTCATGTATGGCGACGATCTTGATCTGTGCATCGGCGTGCGTGCTGCGGGAAAGCGGATCGTGTATGACGGGAGTCAGTCCATCGTGCATCTCAAGGGGCTGAGCGTCGGAAAGGATTTCGACCGCATGTCGACGGCGATCTTTGACGCCAATCGCGACGTCTACCTCAAGCATTTCAATCCGAAGGGCTCGCGCTGGATCGAATGGAAATACCGATTCGCTTTCGGCACCTGGAAACGCGTCTCCCGCCTGAGAGCGCGCCTGCGTGGTTCAACCCGCGTTCGCCCGGGGTGATGGGGCGGAAGCAGGAGGTCGGAAGTGTCTCAGGTCGGATGTCAGATTGCTGACCGCTGATTCGATCCGTCAAGCCGGTCACGACGGAGCGTGCCCCTCGTGCTTGCATCACCCCTTCCGACCTGGAGGGGCACGCTTCGTCGTGCCCTGGGGACGTGCGTCGCGAAACATCGCCGGAACATTTTCACGCGAAGCCGCGGAGCACGCGGAGAAAGGAGCCCGCAAACGGGCGGACCACGGCAGCCCATGGCAATGCGTGAGGCGATCGCGCCAACTGATTCTCGGTCGGTCGAGCGCGCCTAAGGCGCACACCATGGCGGCATGGGTGAATGAATGCGCATCAACGGATCCTGGATCGAGCGCGCTGAAGGCGCAGGTCATGGGAGCCCATGGCGACGCCATGGGTTTCGACGGGAGCAACAATTTTGAGCCCTGAAGGGGCGACCCACGGTGTGATTGTGACAGGCGTTGGGCCGCCCCTTCAGGGCTCGGGTTTGGTGTGTGGGATTGGAACCCCGGGCGATGCCCGGGGCTGGTGCTGGTGCGCCCCTTTGGGGCTGGGAAAAATTCGATCCGTCGAACCGGTCACGACAAAGCGTGCCCCTCCAAAACTATTTGCATCCACCTTCCGGCCTGGAGGGGCATGCTTTGTCATGCCCTGGGGACGCGGCTCGCAAAACCTCGCCGGTGGGATTGCTCCATCCCATGGCCCGACCCAAAAGCTCCCTACCGCTGCCGATTCTGCCTCACGTAGAGCGCGATGACGGCGGCTGCGAGGAGGTCGCTGCCGGCGATGAGTGCGCGCAGCGCGAGCGGAATCTTCAAGGGCAGCACGACGATCAGGATCGCGCCAAGAACCAATGCGAAAACCACGACGCGGAGCGCGCTCTTGCTGCATTGCGGAGCGGAACTGGCCGGTCGGCCATTGCTGGATGCGGGTGAATCAGAGGGAAGGGGCATGGCGGCAAGGGAGAAGGATTGTTGTGATCTTATCAAACGGGATGAGTTGCATGACAACCGGGCCTTCTCGCTGGTTCAAGTCGCCGCCAGCGGCAGCGTGATCCGCATGCCCGTCCCCGACGGACTGGTGCGCACGAGCGAGATGTCGCCGTGATGCGACACAAGAATGCGTTTGGCGATCGCCAGCCCGAGGCCCGTGCCGTCGGGACGCCCGGAGAGGAAACTGTCGAAGATGCGGGGGCGAATCTCCTCGGGTATTCCGGAACCGGTGTCCTCGACATCGAGGTGCACGACGGCTGGGCCGTCGCCCCGCTCCTCGATGTGCGCCCGCAGCCGGATTGTGCCGCCCTCCGGCATCGCCTGCGTCGCGTTGATCAGCAGATTCAGCAGGACCTGCTG from Opitutaceae bacterium harbors:
- a CDS encoding ABC transporter ATP-binding protein, producing the protein MSDDTPILEVRNVSKRFARRLQTSLRYGVVDALRDMTGFRPRQGLGKEEFWALDDVSFTLRRGESVGLLGANGAGKSTLLKIIAGLIKPDRGQVIVRGRVGALIELGAGMHPLLSGRENIRVNAAVLGLTQRELAAKLDEIIAFADLGEFIDAPVQSYSSGMRVRLGFAVAAHLEPDLLLVDEVLAVGDVSFRMKCFQRIEKLMREGTSPILVSHNVIDITRICSAALVLKHGRGEIAPSVEAGIALYQEIGLATEPTQSSNRDVWLESAALHPVPGRPPGALFTGDTLSFDVRIACRHPRRNLRLIVHVHSSSLGVLGSFASPADGLVWSLQRRATVRITLPALPLLVGAYSITTSLYGEGRQEYLHDLPHAVRFQVTGPPIDGFGFGPCHTFAFSHKWETMECD
- a CDS encoding ABC transporter permease gives rise to the protein MKIAPEQQYGSESVWRDPGRFLAEFVRDLGSCRELAWQLFLRNLKSRYRQSITGYIWAFIPPLAWTGLFAILRLQDSSRSDGQTGYVAHVMVGLVFWQVFIEAVQTPMRTFSEARSMLGKLKFPRESLVAAGLLDVGLQFLIRLPLLVAGWLLYPGASAHNWWLLPGLLVGILGAGTCIGIVLLPLSLLYQDVAPAAALAGGFWLLLTPVAHGPTSSGLMSAINQWNPAAILIETARAGWIGTPVLHGGGFVAISLGGITVGILAWLAARIAFPHLIARFGS
- a CDS encoding glycosyltransferase family 2 protein, which translates into the protein MSDTSQPPGAVQKKPRIGVVVVTHRPAGGLEGRLSRMSAQGDAMVVVDNASGPEARVSLEETCTRHGWELIANPENRGIGVALNQGVARLAEKEFEWVILFDQDSKPEPGMSGRMAASLQSHPKSDRVGVVGAAFQERATARQHRFLRPHPLFPCLFQKIEPMGKDLLGVTSVITSGSLVRVAAMENAGRFDEAFFIDYVDTDFCLRCRRQGWLTMVSAAAHFTHELGRRERRWWGGMEMEPTHHSPVRHYYMARNRIAMWRRHAAAVPHWALYDFCFALYNYFRVAVFETGRWRKFRAVCLGTWDGLRGRSGPCPESRQRALLEGHAPS
- a CDS encoding DUF4926 domain-containing protein encodes the protein MTFPLYTDVALACDLPEYRLRRGDLVRLVEHHVAPDGTEGYSAEVMGAKGQTVAVIAVPSTAIEALRDNEILSVRTISV
- a CDS encoding glycosyltransferase family 2 protein, whose translation is MAESAHRESEVPVLSVIIVAYKSRDEIGPCLDSIPARLLGGIVEIIVVDNSAGDGTGELVKSRFPAVTYLDPGGNLGFGRANNLGFARSRGEHVLYLNPDTVCNAAALEHCLRRLKAEPDIGLISPRLELADGSMDLACRRSIPTVWDGFCRASGLAAAFPGVKLFSGYNLTHLPREGAYDVDAINGAFMMGRRAVLEGTGGFDEAFFMYGDDLDLCIGVRAAGKRIVYDGSQSIVHLKGLSVGKDFDRMSTAIFDANRDVYLKHFNPKGSRWIEWKYRFAFGTWKRVSRLRARLRGSTRVRPG